The following proteins are co-located in the Triticum aestivum cultivar Chinese Spring chromosome 1A, IWGSC CS RefSeq v2.1, whole genome shotgun sequence genome:
- the LOC123043047 gene encoding protein trichome birefringence-like 26 isoform X2, which produces MGLGPRWSPWAALPFSPRSRKGGGGGWGLGGLKAIGWILFAGVAFRLLCSFSSSSSLSPDIKEGKCDLFNGEWLPNPSGPAYTNSSCRFIDDHQNCMMNGRPDTGYLHWRWKPYECDLPPFDEIRFLGAMRNKAWGLIGDSILRNQVQSLICLLSKADEPVEVYHDKEFKNRRWHFQSYNFTVSLVWAPFLVKSEVFENENGESTSEIQLHLDILEPTWISQYERFDYVVIAGGQWFLKTAVYWESDKVLGCHHCQDKNLTEVGFEHLYRRTLQEVLKFISSAHHKPVVLFRTWAPDHFENGEWFSGGTCNRVLPYKKGEYGGKYMEHVMRGIELEEFNKAVAAANSSRDVVKLKLLDTYSISSMRPDGHAGPYRMFHPFAQGNKDGSSVQNDCLHWCVPGPIDAWNDLIMKLVLN; this is translated from the exons ATGGGCTTGGGCCCGAGGTGGTCGCCGTGGGCGGCGTTGCCGTTCTCTCCTCGATCTCGCAAGGGAGGCGGAGGGGGATGGGGATTGGGAGGGCTCAAGGCCATCGGGTGGATCCTCTTCGCCGGCGTCGCCTTCCGTCTGCTCTGCTCCTTCTCTTCCTCTTCGTCTCTGTCGCCGGATATCAAGGAAG GAAAATGTGACCTTTTCAATGGAGAATGGCTACCAAATCCCTCTGGCCCAGCCTATACAAATTCAAGTTGTCGATTTATTGATGATCACCAAAATTGTATGATGAATGGTAGACCAGACACTGGATATCTTCACTGGAGGTGGAAACCTTATGAATGTGATTTGCCACCGTTTGATGAAATTAGATTTCTAGGTGCTATGAGGAACAAAGCATGGGGCCTTATCGGTGACTCCATTCTTCGTAACCAAGTTCAGTCCTTGATATGCCTTCTGTCTAAG GCTGACGAACCTGTTGAGGTCTACCATGATAAAGAATTCAAAAATAGGAGATGGCACTTCCAATCATACAACTTCACTGTGTCCCTCGTTTGGGCTCCCTTCCTCGTCAAATCAGAGGTTTTTGAAAATGAGAATGGCGAGTCCACTTCCGAGATCCAGCTTCACCTTGACATACTTGAACCAACCTGGATAAGTCAGTACGAGAGGTTTGACTATGTTGTGATTGCCGGTGGACAATGGTTTCTTAAGACTGCGGTCTACTGGGAGAGTGATAAGGTGTTAGGCTGTCATCATTGCCAGGACAAGAACCTAACTGAAGTCGGGTTTGAGCACTTGTATCGCAGGACTTTACAAGAGGTACTCAAATTCATCTCCTCGGCACACCATAAGCCAGTTGTTCTCTTCAGGACCTGGGCGCCTGATCACTTTGAGAACGGCGAGTGGTTCAGCGGCGGAACGTGCAACAGGGTATTGCCTTACAAGAAGGGAGAGTACGGTGGGAAATACATGGAACATGTCATGAGGGGGATTGAGCTTGAGGAGTTCAACAAGGCCGTAGCAGCGGCCAATAGCTCAAGGGATGTGGTGAAACTGAAGCTCTTGGACACTTACAGCATTTCGTCCATGAGACCTGACGGCCATGCTGGTCCTTACAGGATGTTCCATCCATTTGCACAGGGCAACAAGGATGGCTCATCCGTTCAGAATGATTGCCTGCATTGGTGCGTGCCAGGGCCCATCGACGCCTGGAACGATCTGATTATGAAGCTGGTTCTCAACTGA
- the LOC123043047 gene encoding protein trichome birefringence-like 26 isoform X1, protein MGLGPRWSPWAALPFSPRSRKGGGGGWGLGGLKAIGWILFAGVAFRLLCSFSSSSSLSPDIKEESDVDTTCIGKCDLFNGEWLPNPSGPAYTNSSCRFIDDHQNCMMNGRPDTGYLHWRWKPYECDLPPFDEIRFLGAMRNKAWGLIGDSILRNQVQSLICLLSKADEPVEVYHDKEFKNRRWHFQSYNFTVSLVWAPFLVKSEVFENENGESTSEIQLHLDILEPTWISQYERFDYVVIAGGQWFLKTAVYWESDKVLGCHHCQDKNLTEVGFEHLYRRTLQEVLKFISSAHHKPVVLFRTWAPDHFENGEWFSGGTCNRVLPYKKGEYGGKYMEHVMRGIELEEFNKAVAAANSSRDVVKLKLLDTYSISSMRPDGHAGPYRMFHPFAQGNKDGSSVQNDCLHWCVPGPIDAWNDLIMKLVLN, encoded by the exons ATGGGCTTGGGCCCGAGGTGGTCGCCGTGGGCGGCGTTGCCGTTCTCTCCTCGATCTCGCAAGGGAGGCGGAGGGGGATGGGGATTGGGAGGGCTCAAGGCCATCGGGTGGATCCTCTTCGCCGGCGTCGCCTTCCGTCTGCTCTGCTCCTTCTCTTCCTCTTCGTCTCTGTCGCCGGATATCAAGGAAG AATCTGACGTGGATACTACTTGCATAGGAAAATGTGACCTTTTCAATGGAGAATGGCTACCAAATCCCTCTGGCCCAGCCTATACAAATTCAAGTTGTCGATTTATTGATGATCACCAAAATTGTATGATGAATGGTAGACCAGACACTGGATATCTTCACTGGAGGTGGAAACCTTATGAATGTGATTTGCCACCGTTTGATGAAATTAGATTTCTAGGTGCTATGAGGAACAAAGCATGGGGCCTTATCGGTGACTCCATTCTTCGTAACCAAGTTCAGTCCTTGATATGCCTTCTGTCTAAG GCTGACGAACCTGTTGAGGTCTACCATGATAAAGAATTCAAAAATAGGAGATGGCACTTCCAATCATACAACTTCACTGTGTCCCTCGTTTGGGCTCCCTTCCTCGTCAAATCAGAGGTTTTTGAAAATGAGAATGGCGAGTCCACTTCCGAGATCCAGCTTCACCTTGACATACTTGAACCAACCTGGATAAGTCAGTACGAGAGGTTTGACTATGTTGTGATTGCCGGTGGACAATGGTTTCTTAAGACTGCGGTCTACTGGGAGAGTGATAAGGTGTTAGGCTGTCATCATTGCCAGGACAAGAACCTAACTGAAGTCGGGTTTGAGCACTTGTATCGCAGGACTTTACAAGAGGTACTCAAATTCATCTCCTCGGCACACCATAAGCCAGTTGTTCTCTTCAGGACCTGGGCGCCTGATCACTTTGAGAACGGCGAGTGGTTCAGCGGCGGAACGTGCAACAGGGTATTGCCTTACAAGAAGGGAGAGTACGGTGGGAAATACATGGAACATGTCATGAGGGGGATTGAGCTTGAGGAGTTCAACAAGGCCGTAGCAGCGGCCAATAGCTCAAGGGATGTGGTGAAACTGAAGCTCTTGGACACTTACAGCATTTCGTCCATGAGACCTGACGGCCATGCTGGTCCTTACAGGATGTTCCATCCATTTGCACAGGGCAACAAGGATGGCTCATCCGTTCAGAATGATTGCCTGCATTGGTGCGTGCCAGGGCCCATCGACGCCTGGAACGATCTGATTATGAAGCTGGTTCTCAACTGA